GGCGAAGTCCGTTCGCCCCGGCCAGGCAGCAACCCGGGATCTGGTTTACTGCGGGATCGTCAAGGCGCGATCCATGCGGATGACCATCCCTGATCCTTGAGGCAGCTCGACTTCTCTGCCCTTCTTCGCCAGGACGTACGCCGCCCCGCCGGCGGTGCCGATAGCCAGCCCGCGCGCCACGTGACCGAAAATCGCTCCCATCAGGGCCCCGCCACCCGCCGCTCCCAGGCCGGTCAGAACATCCCTCTTGACGTCCGATTTTGCCTGGATCGTTCCTTCCTCATTTGGTTTTGCCTTGGATGAACTTTGCTCGGTGTCTTTTCCGGGGTCATGGACGGAAACGAGACTGGCCATCAACGGATAGTCGCGCCCGGCCGGCGTGTGAACCACCTCAAAGCGAAGATGGAGCGCAGCCTTGCTGCGAAAGGGCGACAAGCGCTTGGCCCGCTCGACGAGCGTTACCTCGCCTTTGACGGTTGATCCGGCCGGGAAAATCACGCGATCCCCCACCCGGACCGATTCGGCCAGCGTAGCGGTGAACTGGTCATGTTCCTGGGCAGTCTTTGTGTTCAGGCTATTTTGCAAGATCAGCCGCATCTGCGTGCCCTGCGGCACGGTGTACTCGGCTGCTTGCGCCGGCGCTATCCACACTGAGATCGGAAAGGCCAGCAGGACGGAAAGAATCACACCTAGTCCGCTCTTCGTGCTTTTCACTCTTGCCTCCTGGTTGGCGCTGCGGAGGTGGCTCTATTGTGCTCGAATCCCACCCTGGGGAAAAGCCCCTTCTTTCCCTCCGATGCAACTTTTCGGGCACAGGCTGTTCGGCCGGGCAAGAAAAGTTCCCAACAGAACAATCCCGCCGTGGCCGATGCCTGCCCGAAGTGGGATGCCCTGCGCCACCCCGCCTTCAGTCCGGCGGACAAGCCCCCCTTCCGTCTCGCTGGCAAGGGCAACCAGGCGCTGTTCGCATTCTTTACGGTGGCGAATCCGGCACTCGGGCCGGCGTCTTTGATCCAGAAGGCGCTGGTGCACATCGTCGGACTCTCCCGGATGCGGCAAGCCCACGCGCTTGAATTCCAAAACGACATGGGACTGCGAAGTTCCGAATTTGAGGCCGACGTACCATTCTGTGCTCGCTGTTTGTGCCCCACCCTCAGTTGTGGATCAGCCACCAGGACAACGGAGGCTTGTGCATGGAACACCCTGAACTCTTAGCATCGGTAAGGCTACTTCAAGAGCGGCTTGGCACTGTGGAGGCAAAGCTGGCAGCAAAGACCATCGAACTGGAAGAGTTGGAAGGCGTGAAGGAGGCTGTTGACGCCCTACGCTCGATCCTTTGGATTACCTTTCTGACCGAAGAAAGCAAAACAGGCCGGGAAGAAGAAAGCCTCCCTCGTGTGCTGGCTCGAGCCCGCTTGAGACGCGCCACTTCGATATTGTCCGAGATTCGGCAGGATGTCCTGGACGGCCGGATCAAAGTGGATGACCGAGCTTTCCTCGATCTCCATCGGGCCCTTGAACAGAGCATGTGGTCACTGATTCGGCTGTTGCGCCCCGGGGAACCTGGTCAGAAGTAGTCGCTGGAGGGAGCCGCGGCGCCAGCCGGCCTGAGAGTCAGGCCTTGCGCCGACCTTTTCGCCGCACCAATTCTTTTTTGCGGGCCACGGCTCGGGCCATCTCGGCCACGCTGGTCGTCTCCAGATAGCTCAGGATCCGGCCGCGCAATCCCTTCCAGGTGTGGTGCAGCGGGCAGGGGGCATCGTCGGCGCAGCGTTCCAGGCCCACCGCACATTCCAGGAAATGGTCCAGCCCATCGACGGCAGCGACGATGTCCCGCAGGGTGATCAGTTGGGGGCGACGCGCCAGGCGGAACCCGCCGCCCGGCCCGCGCCGCGACGCGAGCAGCCCCTTCCGCACCAGCTCTTGCAGAATCTTCCCCATCGAGCCTGAGCCCGCAAGAAGCCCTCTGGGTCGCCGTCGCTATCGAAGACCGCAACGCCGAGATCTACGAAAACTTCGCCGTCATGTTCCGCGATTACGACCCTGAAACCCTAGCCATCTTCCGCGAGATGGGCGCCGAGGAGCGGGGGCACAAGACCGAACTCGAGGCGCGCTACCGCGAGCGCTATGGCCCGGAGACGCTCGCGCTGCAGCCCGAGGATATCCAGCAACCCATCGAAGCTCCCATCATCGAACACGGCGAGCTGTTCATCTACGAGGGCCTTTCCATGCGCGGGGCTCTCGAAGTGGGCCTGCGCGCTGAGCGCGAGGCGCGGGATTTCTACCGGCAACTGGCCGCCCGGACCGGCGACGAGGCGCTGCGCGCGCTCTACCGGGAGCTGGCTGATACCGAAGACGACCACGAAATTCGCCTGTTGAACAAGATCCGCGAGTACGCCGAAAAGGGCTGAGCGGGAGGGAACGGATGTTTCACACCGATCGGATTCTGGGATTCATGCCCGTGGACTGGCGGCTGGAACTGACCCGGTACGGCTGGGTGCGCGCCCTGTTGAAGAGCCGCTGGATGCCTTTCATCCCCATCGTCGTCAACCTGTTCATCTTCACCGTCATTCTGATGGCGGGTTACTACGGGGGCACTGCGCCGGGGAACTACAACTTCGGCATCATGATCGTGTGGATCGTCTGGTGGGTGGTTCTGATGATGGTGCTGGTGCCGGGCGGTTCGCGGGCCTGGTGCACGGGGTGTCCGCTGCCGGTGCTGGGCGAATGGCTGCAGCGGCTGACCCTGCTGGGCGTGCGTCACGACAAGAAAGGCAACTTCTTCATCGGCCTGAAGAAGCGCTGGCCGAAATCGCTCAGCAATATGTGGATCATGAACTTCCTGTTTCTGGCCACCACGTTCACCACCGGCTTCATCACCACCCGGCCCATTGCCACGTTCATCCTGCTTGGCGTCATCATTGCCCTGGACGTCGTCCTCTCGATGATCTACCACAAGCGCGCCTTCTGCCTGTACGTCTGCCCGGTCAGCGGCTTCCAGGGACTCTATTCAAACTTCGCCATCACCGAAGTGCGCGTGAAAGACCCGAACATCTGCAAGGGGCACAAGAACAAGGGCTGCGTGGTGGGGAACGAGTGCGGCTACGGTTGTCCCTGGATGCTGCTGCCCTATACCTTCAAGCGCAACACCTACTGCGGCATGTGCTTCGAGTGCTTCAAGACCTGCGAGTACGACAACATGGCCCTGAACCTGCGCCCGCCCGGCACCGATCTGCTGGTGGACGACAACCGGCGGCTCGATGAATCCTGGAAGGCCTTCATCATGCTCGGCATCTCCATCTTTTTCTTCCTGGTGATGCAAGGCCCCTGGGGAGCGCTGAAAGACTGGACCAACGCGGCCACCTGGGGCGGTTACCTGACATTTATCGGCGTGCACTCGTTGTTCAACCTGGCTGTGATCCCGGCCATCTTCTTGGGGTTCATCTGGTGGTCGCGGCGGATGGCGCGTGCCCCCGAGGTGCCGCTCAAGAAGGCTTACATCAATTTTTCCTATACGCTGGTGCCGCTGGGGTTGGTGGCGTGGATCGCGTTCAGCTTCGGCATCTTGCTCCCCAACAGCAGCTACGTGCTCCACATCCTCTCCGACCCGTTTGCCTGGGGCTGGGACTTGTTTGGCACCGCTCACTTCCCATGGACACCGTTCTGGACAGGGATCATGCCCTGGATTCAAGCCGTCTGCTTGCTGGTGGGGCTGCTGTTCTCGCTCGACTTTGCCTACCGGCTCGCCCGGCAAACCTATCCCAGCGAAGCCCAGGCT
The Candidatus Acidiferrales bacterium genome window above contains:
- a CDS encoding Rrf2 family transcriptional regulator produces the protein MGKILQELVRKGLLASRRGPGGGFRLARRPQLITLRDIVAAVDGLDHFLECAVGLERCADDAPCPLHHTWKGLRGRILSYLETTSVAEMARAVARKKELVRRKGRRKA
- a CDS encoding ferritin family protein codes for the protein MSPQEALWVAVAIEDRNAEIYENFAVMFRDYDPETLAIFREMGAEERGHKTELEARYRERYGPETLALQPEDIQQPIEAPIIEHGELFIYEGLSMRGALEVGLRAEREARDFYRQLAARTGDEALRALYRELADTEDDHEIRLLNKIREYAEKG
- a CDS encoding 4Fe-4S binding protein, with translation MFHTDRILGFMPVDWRLELTRYGWVRALLKSRWMPFIPIVVNLFIFTVILMAGYYGGTAPGNYNFGIMIVWIVWWVVLMMVLVPGGSRAWCTGCPLPVLGEWLQRLTLLGVRHDKKGNFFIGLKKRWPKSLSNMWIMNFLFLATTFTTGFITTRPIATFILLGVIIALDVVLSMIYHKRAFCLYVCPVSGFQGLYSNFAITEVRVKDPNICKGHKNKGCVVGNECGYGCPWMLLPYTFKRNTYCGMCFECFKTCEYDNMALNLRPPGTDLLVDDNRRLDESWKAFIMLGISIFFFLVMQGPWGALKDWTNAATWGGYLTFIGVHSLFNLAVIPAIFLGFIWWSRRMARAPEVPLKKAYINFSYTLVPLGLVAWIAFSFGILLPNSSYVLHILSDPFAWGWDLFGTAHFPWTPFWTGIMPWIQAVCLLVGLLFSLDFAYRLARQTYPSEAQAGRGLLPVALFLTLATGALLWLFIG